The following proteins are encoded in a genomic region of Reichenbachiella sp.:
- a CDS encoding reverse transcriptase family protein, which yields MIRSKKHLERVLKCSFAELEKLAGQSEGFYYEKKELKRVNNRGKEFFREMYPSIGMLKKMQAIIKGAVLRKIPLNDCVYGGVKGKDSVLNAKAHQGRKYKFCTDLKNFFPSITSTMVYCSFIDHGFSSDIARILTKLTTYKHKVPQGTPTSAHIANMVFTGIDKKLISLCEGKDIKYTRYVDDLTFSSPNSFKEETQTILEIIKAHDFRISNRKTKYVKGSLEITGARVRNNVLSPTDKFKKKLNHPDKYEQNQVKGHQTYYKRLKSVKIK from the coding sequence TAGCAGGGCAAAGTGAAGGTTTTTACTATGAAAAAAAGGAACTAAAGAGAGTCAACAATCGAGGGAAAGAGTTTTTTAGAGAAATGTATCCTAGTATCGGGATGCTCAAAAAGATGCAAGCCATAATCAAGGGGGCAGTATTACGGAAGATCCCATTGAATGACTGTGTGTATGGAGGAGTGAAAGGCAAGGACAGTGTTTTGAATGCAAAAGCCCATCAAGGCAGGAAATATAAATTTTGTACAGACTTAAAAAACTTCTTCCCTTCCATTACATCAACAATGGTTTATTGCAGCTTTATAGATCATGGTTTTTCTTCTGATATTGCAAGAATATTAACGAAGTTAACCACCTATAAACACAAAGTCCCTCAGGGCACACCTACCAGTGCGCATATTGCCAATATGGTATTTACTGGTATTGATAAGAAGCTCATAAGTCTATGTGAGGGTAAGGATATAAAATATACTCGTTACGTTGACGATCTTACTTTTTCATCACCAAACTCATTTAAGGAAGAGACTCAAACAATCCTAGAAATCATCAAAGCCCATGATTTTAGGATCAGCAATAGAAAAACTAAATATGTGAAGGGAAGTCTCGAAATCACAGGAGCGAGAGTAAGAAATAATGTCTTGAGTCCTACGGATAAGTTTAAAAAGAAGCTGAATCACCCTGATAAGTATGAGCAGAATCAAGTCAAGGGACATCAAACCTATTACAAACGGTTGAAATCAGTGAAAATTAAATAG
- a CDS encoding CHAT domain-containing protein: MAKLLLKVLLFCIVCVTQSNALSSDATDQLETLEKARSFIGEMKLDSAEYYLLSLSDSFEEQKQWEQYASCLNGLAECRWRIYDLEKAEEYARASLQVCQSFLPKGNKQTVQSLRHLGIVSFYKDNYDESEDYLTQAKEILEKADTVDYEMMFKINRVLAAIYLYQGDVVKSLRIYQYELDKTLGNQTIDSLNLIIAYSNVGKAYLSMFHLDSAEYFLQKTVEITKEVFDETHINLAIEYRHLSYLHVTKGELHRALNYASSAEKIYKDFYGEESGRVSDVYHALATIYVHLGNSNQALNYANKGLNLVVDDFGMEHSDAANFHEVLASIYGKLNNDSLEYKHLKKSLEIRKDVFGEQNRFVAESYNDLGDYNYIKLDFENAITNYNKALKILKSLARSKNSEIAYSYIGVAQSYLKQGENFELALVHFNRAIETNTYVRDAKGSLLTSQYLNDHYQLLAFMGKASTHLAMDHLQEALGGFQQCDTLIHQLRWNNISWEDQFSLSERVKDTYDQAVSLCIRLYKETNQRDYLNLALNFYENSRVSILKKALAKMDDNKLGILPDEMVAFERTIDVNIEYFESLVKREKVKEKKNPLKISSYEESLFKLNGKKDSFELILKKSFPDYYKAKHRHTSISIDEIQKGLDSRTGLLEFFKTDSVLFSFALTHDEIKVFSHPIDSTFDRRLSEFIFAFKSEERISEISVADTIFTKEAHYWYEQLLKTPLDSLGKVERLQIIPDGILSYLPFEALLKTPASSDSYKSLDYLIRHYDISYKYSLDQVLMSDLRKGNKVVMSYLGYAPSYKKSGNQVAQISEQTEFRNSLQNLNWNQFEVKQIGEQMNGKYYLSEDATETSFKEFVNQSNIIHLATHALIDDLDPMKSKFVFSQENDSLNDGYLHTYELFDLKLNPELVVLSACNTGVGELKDGEGIMSLAYGFAYSGCTSIVSSLWPVDDKSTSELMSYFYEGLDQGMTKSKALRVAKLKMIDQSGAFSANPFYWGAFVLIGDDDPLEDIIDRKVLFTAFFLLVFVTGFLYVKKRNGHNSL, translated from the coding sequence ATGGCAAAATTGTTATTAAAGGTTCTGCTTTTTTGTATCGTATGTGTAACTCAATCGAACGCACTTTCATCTGATGCGACCGATCAATTAGAAACACTTGAAAAGGCGCGTTCATTTATTGGTGAGATGAAACTAGATAGTGCCGAGTACTATTTGCTAAGTCTTAGCGATAGTTTTGAAGAACAAAAGCAATGGGAGCAATATGCCTCTTGTCTTAATGGCCTTGCGGAATGTCGTTGGAGAATCTATGATCTGGAAAAAGCTGAAGAATATGCAAGAGCATCTTTGCAGGTTTGTCAATCTTTTTTGCCAAAGGGCAATAAACAAACTGTACAATCTCTAAGACATCTGGGGATAGTTTCCTTTTACAAGGATAATTACGACGAATCCGAAGACTATTTAACTCAGGCCAAGGAAATTTTGGAAAAAGCAGATACCGTAGATTATGAAATGATGTTTAAAATTAATCGGGTTTTGGCCGCCATATATTTGTATCAGGGTGATGTGGTTAAGAGTCTTAGAATATATCAATACGAATTGGACAAAACATTAGGCAACCAAACAATAGACTCATTGAATTTGATTATTGCCTATTCGAATGTTGGGAAAGCCTACTTGTCTATGTTTCATCTGGACTCTGCCGAGTACTTTTTGCAAAAGACTGTAGAAATTACCAAGGAAGTGTTTGACGAAACACATATTAATCTAGCTATTGAATATCGCCATTTGAGTTATTTACATGTAACAAAAGGGGAGCTCCATCGAGCGTTAAACTATGCGTCCTCAGCGGAAAAAATATATAAGGATTTTTATGGTGAAGAATCAGGAAGAGTTTCAGATGTATATCATGCGTTGGCTACGATATATGTGCACTTGGGCAATTCGAACCAGGCATTAAATTATGCTAACAAAGGTCTCAATTTGGTAGTTGATGATTTTGGTATGGAACATTCTGACGCTGCTAATTTTCACGAAGTATTGGCATCAATATATGGGAAGCTAAATAACGATTCTTTGGAGTATAAACATTTAAAGAAGAGTTTGGAGATAAGAAAAGATGTTTTTGGGGAGCAGAATCGTTTTGTAGCTGAGTCGTACAACGACCTTGGAGATTATAACTATATAAAATTAGATTTTGAAAATGCGATTACGAATTATAACAAAGCATTGAAAATACTGAAGTCGTTGGCGAGAAGTAAAAATTCTGAGATTGCTTATTCATATATTGGTGTTGCACAATCTTATTTGAAACAGGGTGAAAATTTTGAACTTGCATTAGTTCATTTTAATCGGGCGATTGAGACCAATACCTACGTAAGAGATGCTAAGGGCTCTCTCCTAACGAGTCAGTATCTTAATGATCATTATCAACTGTTGGCATTTATGGGTAAAGCCTCTACCCATTTGGCCATGGACCATTTGCAAGAAGCACTTGGAGGCTTTCAGCAATGCGATACTTTGATTCATCAACTTCGTTGGAATAATATTTCCTGGGAAGATCAGTTTTCTCTATCTGAGAGGGTAAAAGACACTTATGATCAAGCTGTATCCTTGTGTATAAGACTCTACAAAGAGACAAATCAAAGAGACTACTTAAATCTAGCATTAAATTTTTATGAAAATAGTAGGGTTTCCATTTTGAAAAAGGCCTTGGCCAAGATGGATGATAATAAGCTTGGTATTCTACCCGATGAGATGGTTGCATTCGAACGTACTATTGATGTAAATATTGAATATTTTGAATCGCTAGTGAAAAGAGAGAAAGTGAAAGAAAAAAAGAATCCTTTGAAAATTTCAAGTTATGAGGAAAGTCTTTTTAAGCTAAATGGCAAAAAAGATTCTTTCGAATTAATTTTAAAGAAAAGCTTCCCAGACTATTACAAAGCGAAACACCGACATACCTCAATAAGTATTGATGAAATTCAAAAAGGGTTGGATTCGAGAACCGGATTGCTTGAGTTTTTCAAAACGGATTCCGTACTGTTTTCTTTTGCATTGACCCACGATGAGATTAAAGTATTTAGCCATCCTATTGATTCCACGTTCGACAGGCGTTTGTCGGAGTTCATTTTTGCATTCAAATCGGAAGAAAGGATATCCGAAATTTCAGTGGCAGACACCATTTTTACGAAAGAAGCTCATTATTGGTATGAGCAACTGCTGAAAACTCCATTGGATAGCTTGGGAAAGGTGGAGCGATTACAAATTATTCCTGATGGTATTTTGTCTTACTTACCTTTTGAGGCATTATTGAAGACTCCTGCTTCATCTGATTCATACAAGTCTTTGGACTATTTGATTCGACATTACGATATAAGCTACAAGTATTCTTTGGATCAGGTTTTGATGTCTGACTTGCGTAAAGGAAATAAAGTTGTTATGAGCTATCTAGGCTACGCACCTTCCTATAAGAAAAGCGGTAATCAAGTTGCTCAAATTTCGGAGCAGACTGAATTTAGAAATTCATTGCAGAATTTGAACTGGAATCAATTTGAAGTCAAACAAATAGGAGAACAAATGAATGGTAAATACTATCTTTCAGAAGATGCAACTGAAACAAGTTTTAAAGAATTTGTTAATCAATCGAATATTATACATTTAGCTACTCATGCACTGATTGATGATTTAGATCCAATGAAATCAAAGTTTGTGTTCAGTCAGGAAAACGACTCTTTAAATGATGGGTATTTGCATACTTACGAGTTGTTTGATTTAAAATTAAATCCAGAACTCGTTGTTCTCAGTGCTTGCAACACGGGAGTTGGTGAATTGAAAGATGGAGAAGGAATAATGAGTTTAGCCTATGGTTTTGCATATTCAGGCTGCACGAGTATTGTTTCAAGTTTATGGCCAGTAGATGATAAATCGACTAGCGAACTAATGAGCTATTTTTATGAAGGGCTGGATCAAGGAATGACAAAAAGTAAAGCACTCCGAGTGGCTAAATTAAAGATGATTGATCAATCAGGAGCTTTTAGCGCCAATCCTTTTTATTGGGGAGCATTTGTTTTGATAGGAGATGATGACCCGCTGGAAGATATTATTGATAGGAAGGTACTTTTTACAGCCTTTTTCTTGTTGGTTTTTGTAACGGGTTTTCTTTATGTTAAGAAGCGAAATGGTCACAATTCCTTATGA
- a CDS encoding CHAT domain-containing tetratricopeptide repeat protein: MPPLNRYFFVFFLMIWGRSLLAIQSFDSLQAEILYNKTRSFFNKAQYDSSAHYAKKASETYALLGDWKKYLFCRNTLGYCRAYSKDLVGAARIFKDNILIGSEKLDGTNSEYIMTYAHLSHPLKKMGLLDSALYYSELAIALAEKNPVMDSTIFARIYLAAANVQSAKFQLDKAMSSVKKGLWIKKNQQDSIDSYTQELHNSLAIVYYYKNNFNRAIIHYRKALQIASELTPDNLSYPAMYLSNIGLCYMIDRNLDSASYLFEKSLQIRIELFGAESLQASRIYENLGFVHKERGAFEKALTYYQKALSVYQDNYQPLHPRIASTLSKMAFVYSESKEYEKAATYLRQAIELNQKIYGIVNRLAANYKDLGSVLIKANRFYEARSELNHALEIIKSQNQIDGIALADTQTKMAELEILMGNYDEANGLLINNLKIYTDKYGPKNFNVADMYIELASLRMRSKKYDEALSLIQKGLCAVVVNFEEDNIHQNPKLEDNILRENTLLKVLKLKAIALHRKYEQEEGHQLLNSGLATSELGISLAEKIRNGFLDEESKLSTLKTSEDLLELGILNTYQLGNSLKDDAYLKQTFLLSEKSKSSVLRQTMLESKARSFANIPDSLLQKENDLRAEISFLDSKLNEEENNDINRSNEEDLRSQRFDLKRQHEQLVERFEQDFPKYFDLKYKNKSASVEQVQSLLAGNQNLIEYYLGDSTMFIWVLNQKGLTVKQIPIQRHKISESVKAFKQSIRLQDQQSYAHQAKQLYDILIQPVRNKLVGQRLIIVADAELWELNFETLLSSAPVSIDYQSFDFLLKEFAISYAYSANLLYSQLSNKPDTDTRQEVLAFSFNNEDQTGDNLTLRTLRSDKLEDLPGSRKEIRMISEFFDGNYFFGHQASEATFKALAEEYFILHLALHGQADSDHPYSSSLNFTTKSDSTEDGRLYGHELYNLSLPAELAVLSACNTGVGKLISGEGLMTLGRAFTYAGCKSLIYTQWEIPDTSAPQLMQGFYKGLEQGKTKDVALQEAKLAFLAQTNPAQASPFFWGGFVLQGVTEPLGQSNSEYTIMLALAAALGLGVLSYRWLIG; this comes from the coding sequence ATGCCGCCTCTAAATCGATACTTTTTTGTCTTTTTTTTAATGATATGGGGCCGTTCTTTATTAGCTATTCAATCTTTCGATAGTTTACAAGCAGAAATTCTTTATAATAAGACTCGATCCTTTTTTAACAAAGCACAATACGATAGCTCAGCACATTATGCAAAAAAAGCAAGCGAGACCTATGCCTTATTAGGAGATTGGAAAAAGTACCTTTTTTGCCGAAATACGCTGGGATATTGTAGGGCTTATTCCAAGGATTTAGTAGGAGCTGCGAGAATATTCAAAGACAACATCCTGATAGGGTCTGAAAAGTTGGACGGAACCAACTCAGAATATATCATGACCTATGCCCATCTTTCTCATCCATTAAAAAAAATGGGACTTCTTGACAGCGCACTTTATTATTCAGAGCTCGCCATAGCACTGGCCGAAAAGAACCCTGTCATGGACAGCACGATTTTCGCCAGAATTTATTTAGCCGCCGCCAATGTTCAGTCAGCCAAATTCCAGCTCGACAAGGCCATGTCCAGCGTCAAGAAGGGATTGTGGATAAAAAAGAATCAACAGGATAGTATAGACAGTTATACCCAAGAACTTCACAATTCGTTGGCTATTGTTTATTATTATAAGAACAACTTCAACAGAGCAATTATCCACTACAGAAAGGCACTTCAAATTGCTTCAGAACTAACTCCGGACAATCTCTCTTATCCTGCGATGTATCTAAGCAACATTGGATTATGCTATATGATAGACCGCAATCTAGATTCAGCCAGCTACTTATTCGAAAAATCCCTACAAATCCGAATTGAACTTTTTGGTGCCGAAAGCTTACAGGCCTCACGGATATACGAAAATCTGGGATTCGTTCATAAGGAGAGAGGAGCTTTTGAAAAAGCACTAACCTATTATCAAAAAGCGCTCTCCGTTTATCAGGACAACTATCAGCCACTTCATCCCAGAATCGCCTCTACTCTTAGCAAAATGGCCTTTGTGTACAGTGAAAGCAAAGAATACGAAAAAGCCGCCACATATCTTAGACAAGCGATTGAACTGAATCAAAAGATCTACGGAATAGTTAATCGCCTAGCAGCCAACTACAAAGACCTCGGCTCTGTTTTGATAAAAGCCAATAGGTTTTATGAAGCTAGATCCGAACTAAATCATGCCCTTGAGATTATAAAGTCCCAGAATCAAATAGATGGTATTGCGCTGGCAGACACGCAAACCAAGATGGCGGAACTAGAGATACTGATGGGCAACTATGATGAGGCCAATGGATTGCTGATAAACAATTTAAAGATCTATACAGATAAGTATGGTCCAAAAAACTTCAACGTGGCGGATATGTATATTGAATTGGCCAGTTTAAGAATGAGGTCTAAAAAATATGATGAAGCATTGTCTCTGATACAAAAGGGATTATGTGCCGTTGTTGTCAATTTTGAAGAGGATAATATTCATCAAAATCCGAAGTTAGAGGATAACATTCTAAGAGAAAACACCTTACTGAAAGTGCTAAAACTTAAAGCCATCGCACTCCATAGAAAATACGAGCAAGAAGAAGGTCATCAATTACTAAACTCCGGTTTGGCAACAAGTGAGTTGGGGATATCTCTAGCAGAAAAGATCCGAAATGGATTTTTAGATGAAGAATCGAAACTAAGTACACTTAAAACCTCTGAAGATCTACTTGAATTAGGCATTCTAAATACCTATCAATTGGGTAATTCGTTAAAAGACGACGCATACTTGAAGCAAACTTTTTTATTGTCCGAAAAAAGCAAATCATCGGTCCTTCGCCAGACCATGCTCGAGTCCAAGGCTCGGTCTTTTGCCAATATTCCTGATAGCTTACTTCAAAAAGAAAATGATCTTAGGGCTGAGATTTCTTTTTTGGATTCCAAGTTAAATGAAGAAGAAAACAATGACATAAATAGGTCAAATGAGGAAGATTTAAGGTCTCAACGCTTTGACCTTAAAAGGCAGCATGAACAATTGGTTGAACGGTTCGAGCAAGATTTTCCAAAGTACTTTGACCTAAAATACAAAAACAAGTCGGCCTCGGTCGAGCAAGTTCAATCCTTGTTGGCTGGTAACCAAAACCTGATCGAATACTATCTGGGTGACAGCACGATGTTTATTTGGGTATTAAACCAAAAAGGGCTGACGGTAAAACAAATTCCTATACAGAGGCACAAAATTTCCGAATCAGTAAAAGCGTTTAAACAATCGATTAGACTACAAGACCAGCAGAGTTACGCACATCAGGCGAAACAACTGTATGATATATTGATCCAGCCTGTCAGGAACAAGCTGGTGGGTCAAAGACTAATCATTGTAGCTGATGCCGAATTATGGGAACTTAATTTCGAGACGTTGCTTAGCTCTGCGCCAGTATCTATTGATTACCAATCCTTTGATTTCCTTCTTAAGGAGTTTGCTATTAGCTATGCGTATTCCGCCAACCTCTTGTATTCACAACTCAGCAACAAGCCGGACACAGATACTCGACAAGAAGTACTAGCCTTTTCATTCAACAACGAGGATCAGACTGGTGACAATCTGACTCTACGAACACTCAGAAGTGACAAATTGGAAGATCTTCCGGGTTCGAGAAAAGAGATCCGGATGATATCAGAGTTTTTTGATGGTAACTATTTCTTTGGTCATCAAGCCAGTGAAGCCACTTTCAAAGCTCTGGCAGAAGAATACTTCATTTTACATCTGGCCCTGCACGGGCAGGCCGATAGTGATCACCCCTACAGTTCGAGTCTCAACTTCACCACAAAATCTGACTCCACAGAAGATGGTCGCCTGTATGGCCACGAACTCTATAATCTCTCTCTTCCAGCAGAACTGGCAGTTCTTAGCGCCTGCAACACGGGAGTTGGTAAGCTTATCAGTGGAGAGGGTTTGATGACCCTCGGCCGCGCCTTTACCTATGCAGGATGTAAAAGCCTGATCTATACGCAATGGGAAATTCCAGACACATCTGCTCCTCAATTGATGCAAGGTTTTTATAAAGGTTTAGAACAGGGTAAGACCAAAGATGTAGCTCTCCAGGAAGCCAAGCTGGCCTTTTTGGCACAAACCAATCCTGCCCAAGCCAGTCCATTCTTTTGGGGTGGATTTGTACTACAAGGCGTAACCGAACCTTTGGGTCAATCAAATAGCGAATACACAATCATGCTTGCTTTAGCAGCTGCTCTGGGGCTAGGTGTACTTTCTTATCGATGGCTTATTGGTTAG
- a CDS encoding Dabb family protein, producing the protein MKNFTFLVLIAAMFMSCEPVKTKDMISGKFAHSVLIWLNNPDNASDRQKIEKGLKELIENSDYIRSAHLGVPALTARDVVDNSYTYHLMVTFGSKEEQDKYQVEPAHKKFLADCKNLWSKVLIYDSINVLKEGENLK; encoded by the coding sequence ATGAAAAACTTCACTTTCTTAGTTCTCATCGCTGCTATGTTCATGAGCTGCGAACCCGTCAAAACCAAAGATATGATCAGTGGGAAGTTTGCTCATTCTGTACTTATTTGGCTCAACAACCCCGATAATGCTTCTGATCGGCAAAAAATTGAAAAGGGTCTGAAAGAGTTAATAGAGAATTCTGACTACATCCGATCTGCCCATTTGGGTGTACCTGCCCTCACGGCCAGAGATGTAGTGGACAATTCTTACACGTATCATCTTATGGTCACCTTTGGGTCTAAAGAAGAACAAGACAAATACCAAGTGGAACCCGCTCACAAGAAGTTTTTAGCTGACTGCAAGAACCTTTGGAGCAAAGTACTGATCTACGATTCTATTAATGTCCTGAAAGAAGGTGAGAATTTGAAGTAG
- a CDS encoding DUF3179 domain-containing (seleno)protein — MKSLLSLLFSLAFLSCSQPTKKEPPTEAAPAPKIQRPIAADNGKFFDLQNSRYLYGGEDSSQHFDVSNLTLKENQFHYGIGREAFPALLAPEFITMEAADTIWADSTRFLVGSINGETKAYSVPDLTRHEIVNDSLGGKPVMAAYCILADLGAIYERDYNGRLLTFGLSGYTYFDASVWDGLDGFVFWDRETESLWWPLIGQAVSGPLEGVKLLEMEQQYWEDISWKEVKEKYADVKVLASGQDFQRPTSWTKYNDVESITEQFRK; from the coding sequence ATGAAATCATTGCTAAGTCTTCTTTTCTCGCTCGCTTTTCTAAGTTGCTCTCAACCCACCAAAAAGGAGCCTCCGACTGAGGCCGCACCCGCTCCCAAAATACAAAGACCCATAGCCGCAGACAATGGGAAGTTCTTTGATTTACAAAACTCAAGGTATTTATATGGAGGAGAAGATAGTTCTCAACACTTTGATGTGTCTAACCTTACCCTAAAGGAAAATCAATTTCACTATGGGATTGGTAGAGAAGCTTTTCCGGCACTATTAGCTCCCGAGTTTATAACCATGGAAGCTGCTGATACCATCTGGGCAGACAGCACACGCTTTTTAGTGGGCTCGATCAATGGAGAAACCAAAGCTTATTCAGTACCAGACCTCACGCGACATGAAATAGTGAATGATAGCTTAGGTGGCAAGCCAGTGATGGCGGCCTACTGTATTTTGGCAGACTTAGGAGCCATATATGAAAGAGACTACAATGGACGTTTATTGACGTTTGGACTCAGCGGCTACACTTATTTTGATGCTAGCGTGTGGGATGGATTGGATGGATTTGTATTCTGGGATAGAGAAACTGAAAGTCTATGGTGGCCTTTGATTGGCCAAGCAGTATCTGGTCCGTTGGAAGGAGTGAAGCTTTTAGAGATGGAGCAACAATATTGGGAAGACATCTCTTGGAAAGAGGTCAAGGAGAAATACGCTGATGTCAAAGTTTTAGCCTCCGGCCAGGATTTCCAACGACCAACTAGTTGGACAAAGTACAATGACGTTGAATCCATTACAGAACAGTTTCGAAAATAG
- a CDS encoding outer membrane lipoprotein-sorting protein gives MIKAIQTLSLICGIILSTHAQDPKNIIQKSLDKVNGKSSQGEMEMTIVRPRYTRTMTMKSWSLGRDYFLIYITGPARDKGQVFLKRQTDMWNWIPNISRMIKLPPSMMGQNWMGSDFTNDDLVKMNSLVDDYTHKMIGSEKVDGIECYQIEMIPKPNSSVVWGKINIWIGKTAYYQMKAEYYDEDFELVSTMEASEITQFDDRKLPAKMVMTPINKPGNQTIMVNKNLKFDTDLEESFFSQQNMKRVR, from the coding sequence ATGATTAAAGCAATCCAAACCCTAAGCCTAATCTGCGGAATAATCCTTTCGACTCACGCGCAAGATCCAAAAAATATCATCCAAAAATCCCTTGATAAAGTTAACGGTAAGAGTAGCCAGGGAGAAATGGAAATGACTATCGTTCGACCAAGGTATACGCGTACCATGACGATGAAATCCTGGAGTTTAGGCAGAGATTATTTCTTGATCTACATCACAGGGCCGGCCAGAGACAAAGGACAAGTTTTTTTGAAACGTCAAACGGACATGTGGAATTGGATCCCGAATATTAGTCGCATGATCAAGTTGCCTCCTTCTATGATGGGACAAAACTGGATGGGGTCGGATTTCACCAATGATGATTTGGTGAAGATGAATAGTTTGGTTGATGACTACACCCATAAGATGATAGGATCAGAAAAAGTGGATGGGATTGAATGCTATCAAATTGAGATGATTCCTAAACCAAACTCTTCAGTGGTATGGGGTAAAATAAATATCTGGATAGGAAAAACAGCATACTATCAAATGAAGGCCGAGTATTATGATGAAGACTTCGAACTGGTGAGTACAATGGAAGCTTCTGAAATCACTCAATTTGATGATCGTAAGTTGCCAGCTAAGATGGTCATGACGCCTATAAATAAACCAGGTAATCAAACCATCATGGTGAATAAAAATCTGAAGTTCGATACGGATTTGGAAGAAAGCTTCTTTTCTCAGCAAAACATGAAACGCGTTCGATGA
- a CDS encoding ABC transporter permease: MRRKITLAWRNLWRNKKRTYITLGSVTFAVVIATMMRGLQLGTYDKMLDDAITASTGHVALMDKLYWEDKTLLNSIEFSEDLESTLDSDERIDFWVPQLMSGVLASSGPHTRGVLIQGVDPAVQDRQIGLADKIIEGDYLDDNDEAVLIGKELSQFLRIGVGDTLVLLGQGYMGVTAAGKYPIKGVFDHPMAEFNKRMIFLPLNAAQYLFFMEGRLTNVNLVLKDNDEVEETQAYYESIMDTTLLEARGWRLMNREILSGIESDNFFGKIMIGILYMVIGFGLFGTILMMTMERKKEFSIMIAIGMRRTKLLTQVILESIMIAGLGALAGLIISFPVVYFYYLNPIPVPEESAEMYRQMNMEPILQISIKPGYMLLQFAIVLGVSIVASVIPLNNILKFNIVDIIRGRQ; this comes from the coding sequence ATGAGGAGAAAAATCACATTGGCTTGGCGCAACTTGTGGCGAAATAAAAAGCGAACCTATATTACATTAGGTTCTGTGACTTTTGCTGTAGTCATTGCCACTATGATGCGAGGTTTGCAGCTTGGTACCTATGATAAAATGTTGGACGACGCCATTACCGCTTCTACCGGCCACGTTGCGCTCATGGATAAGCTGTATTGGGAGGACAAAACCCTGCTCAATAGTATAGAGTTTTCCGAAGATTTGGAATCTACGCTGGATAGTGATGAACGCATTGATTTTTGGGTGCCGCAGTTGATGAGCGGTGTGCTGGCTTCATCCGGACCTCATACACGAGGGGTATTGATACAAGGTGTTGATCCTGCTGTCCAGGATCGACAGATTGGACTGGCGGATAAGATTATTGAAGGAGATTATCTTGACGATAACGATGAAGCGGTGTTGATTGGTAAAGAACTCTCTCAGTTTTTGAGAATTGGAGTTGGAGATACGCTGGTCTTATTAGGGCAGGGTTACATGGGTGTGACTGCTGCTGGCAAGTACCCCATTAAAGGTGTTTTTGACCATCCGATGGCAGAGTTTAACAAGCGTATGATTTTCTTGCCATTAAATGCTGCCCAGTATTTGTTTTTTATGGAAGGTCGATTGACCAATGTGAACTTGGTACTTAAAGACAACGATGAGGTTGAAGAGACTCAGGCTTACTATGAGTCAATAATGGATACCACCCTCTTAGAAGCTCGAGGATGGAGATTGATGAACAGAGAGATTCTTTCGGGAATCGAATCAGACAATTTCTTTGGAAAAATCATGATAGGCATACTTTACATGGTGATTGGGTTTGGATTGTTCGGTACCATTTTGATGATGACCATGGAAAGAAAGAAAGAATTCTCGATTATGATTGCCATAGGAATGAGAAGAACTAAGCTCTTGACACAGGTGATCTTAGAATCGATAATGATTGCCGGATTGGGTGCCTTGGCTGGATTGATTATTAGCTTCCCTGTGGTTTATTTCTACTACCTTAATCCAATTCCAGTGCCGGAAGAAAGTGCAGAAATGTATAGGCAAATGAACATGGAACCCATTCTTCAGATCTCAATCAAGCCGGGCTATATGTTGTTGCAGTTTGCCATTGTGCTAGGAGTCAGTATTGTCGCATCTGTCATTCCGCTCAACAACATTTTGAAATTTAATATTGTGGACATAATCCGAGGAAGGCAATGA